AGCCAAACTCCCGTTTGCTGGTGTAGGTTCCGGCTCCGTATTCCACCCAGCTAAAGCAATTTTTGTGGGTTATCCACATGATGGTTACTTCGGTCGTGCCCAGATTCTGGAGGTAGGGCCCCACCACGAAATGATTTTTCTCTTCCAGCGGAGCCGCAGCCGACGGTTCGGTCAGGGGGGAAGAAACGGGGATCAGGCTCAGCGCCCCGACCCGCGACATTTTTTCAAGAAACGATCGTCTGTCTGCCAGCATGAGTCGCCAGGAGTTTAGAAGTTATTGGTTTCATTTTACCGCAGAACCAATCCCGCCGGGGTTGAGCTGGATACCCTCGTGTGGGGCTTGGGACGGCCCCGGATGCCATCCGGGGCCGTCCAGCGTCAATCCTTGCCGGGGTGTTTGGTTTATTCCCAGTTTGGGTTTTGGGTTAAGTTCGGATTCAATAGGCGCTCCTGCTTCGGGATGGGGTAGAGGTAATCCCGGGCTTCGTTGAACTTCTTGTTGATGTGCCCGTTGACCACGATGTTGCCCCCTTTGTTGCCGTTCTCGAGCAGAATTTCGCTGCCCAGTTTCAGGAGTTGAGCGCCCGATACGGTTGGTTTGGTTCCTTCATAAATGACCAGGTCAACCTTGCCGTTCTTGTCCAGGTCGTAGCTGCCGGGTCCGGGGAAATACATCCCTTTGTAAGTTTTGGTCAGCAACTGGCCTTCTTTCCAGCGGATGATATCGTCCCAGCGAAAGAAGTTTTCCATCACCAGTTCGACGCGCCGTTCCCGCCGGATCTCCAGAATTACCCCAGTATTGGGGCCGCTCAACTGGGTGTACTGCTGCGCCTGGTAGGGGTCCGGGTTGGCGTTAGCCGCGGCCATGTTGATGGTGGGCATTCCCACCCGGTCGCGGGTCAGTTTGGTGGAAAGATCCAGATCGGCCTGCGTCAACGTACCCCGTTCGGCTTTGGCTTCCGCGTAGTTGAGCAGTACTTCGGCGTACCGGAAAATCGGCATGTCGGTGATGTCTTTGTTGAACGTATCCCATTTGGGGGCGGAAACAAACTTGATCAGTTGGTAGCCGGTCACCGTCGCGCCGAATTCCGGCACCAGCGGAGTGGTTTCCCCAATGCGGGTGTACCCCGGCGTGCGGATGGTCTGCGACAGGCGCGGGTCGCGGTTCTGAACTTCCTCCGCGAACTGCATGGTTTCGTAACCCTTGATGTCCGTAAAGCGGGTTCCGTCGGCCATCAGGTAGCTGTTGACCAGTTTCTTTTCCAGCCCCGGCTTGCCGTACGAAGCCGTCATGGTGTAGTAGTTCAGGTTGTGGTAAACCTGCAGCTCGTCGCTGAAATCGCGGGCCAGAATCACCTCGTCGGCAATGGCGTTGTCGGACGAAAACAGCTTGAGGTAAGCCGTCGTCGGGGTGGCTTTGTAGATCGTGTAGCCGCTGTTTTTCATTAAGTCCTCGGAGGCCGCAATGCTTTCATCGAGGAATTTATCCGCGTTCGGCAGGCTGAACTCTTTATGGTATTTCCGAAACGTTCCTTCGTAAAGGGCAATGCGGGATTTCAGGGCCAGGGCGGTCCACTTGGTCACGGTGTTGAGTTGCCGGGACGCATCCAGGTTGGCGATGGCGTAATTGATGTCGGCCATGACCGAATCCATCACCATCGTTCGCGGATCGCGCGCCTTGGTCAGCATGTCCTGGTCGGTTATCTCAATCGTGTGTGAATACCAGGGCACGTCGCCAAACCGTTTGACCACGCCAAAGTAAAAATGCGCCCGAAAGAACCGCGCCAGCCCGTTGTACTTGGCCACGGCTTTTTTATCCGGACATTTACTGGAGTTCGCCAGAAAGTAATTGATGTTACGCAGGTTGCTCCAACTCCAGCCGCCCCCGCTGGTGGGCACAATCCGCGTGCCCTGCAACTCATCGCGCAGGCTGTTTTTGACGACATTATCCACATCTTCGTTGTACACGTCCTCGGCCGAGGGCAGGGCGTTGTAAAACGAATTGGTGTAAAGCAACAGGTCATTTTCGGTGTTGAAAAACGTCTCGGGCGAGATGGCATCCTGCGGCAGCAAATCCATGTCACAGGAAGCCAGGCCGAGACAAATAGCAAGGAAGCTTATGATTTTTTTCATGAAAATACGGAGTAAAATCGGTTTAAAACGTGATGTTTAGGCCCGCCGAAAGGGTTTTGGACAGCGGGTAGGTCCGTCCATTGGTGCCATCGCCATCCAGTTGTTCCGGGTCAATGTATTTGGTTCTTAGCGGGGTGAAGGTGAGCAGATTTTCGCCACTCATGTAAATGCGGGCGTAGGGAATCCGGATTTTTTTGGTCAGGGTCTGCGGAAGCGTGTACCCAACTACCAGGTTTTTCAGCCGGAGGTACCCAATGTTCTGGATATACCGGTCGTTGGGCGAGTTGAGGTCTCCACCGCCGTTCAGGGCCGTATAGCCCCGCAGAACCGGGAAGTAAGCATCCGGATTTTCGGGCGTCCAAACGTCATCTTCAAAATGTTCCGGAATGAACGAGTAATACGGGCGGGAGTAGGGCCCCCAGAACTTATCGGCATTGGGGCCCGGGTACCAGTTACGACGCAAGATGCCCTGAGTCAACAGCGAAACATCGAACCCGTTCCAGGACGCCCCCAGATTAATACCGTACCGGTAGCG
This Larkinella insperata DNA region includes the following protein-coding sequences:
- a CDS encoding RagB/SusD family nutrient uptake outer membrane protein, whose translation is MKKIISFLAICLGLASCDMDLLPQDAISPETFFNTENDLLLYTNSFYNALPSAEDVYNEDVDNVVKNSLRDELQGTRIVPTSGGGWSWSNLRNINYFLANSSKCPDKKAVAKYNGLARFFRAHFYFGVVKRFGDVPWYSHTIEITDQDMLTKARDPRTMVMDSVMADINYAIANLDASRQLNTVTKWTALALKSRIALYEGTFRKYHKEFSLPNADKFLDESIAASEDLMKNSGYTIYKATPTTAYLKLFSSDNAIADEVILARDFSDELQVYHNLNYYTMTASYGKPGLEKKLVNSYLMADGTRFTDIKGYETMQFAEEVQNRDPRLSQTIRTPGYTRIGETTPLVPEFGATVTGYQLIKFVSAPKWDTFNKDITDMPIFRYAEVLLNYAEAKAERGTLTQADLDLSTKLTRDRVGMPTINMAAANANPDPYQAQQYTQLSGPNTGVILEIRRERRVELVMENFFRWDDIIRWKEGQLLTKTYKGMYFPGPGSYDLDKNGKVDLVIYEGTKPTVSGAQLLKLGSEILLENGNKGGNIVVNGHINKKFNEARDYLYPIPKQERLLNPNLTQNPNWE